In Granulicella mallensis MP5ACTX8, the sequence TTCGGCGATCTTCCGGTTGCCGTTCTCGCAGGCAACAATGAATGACATTGACATGGTTTTTTATTCCTACGGATTGGTCTTATTTTGCCTTCAGCAATAGCTCGACCGTCTTGATCTTCAGATTGTCCTGCTGCGCCAAAGTGAGTGGGGTTTCGTCTTTGTCATTGGTGAGCTCGGGGTCCGCTCCAGCTTCCAACAACAGCTTCGCTTTTCGATAGGTCTCTTTGGCTGCATTGGTATCGTAATTGACGTTGAACCCGCAGACCTTGTGTAGCAGGGTGTTGCCTTTGTCGTCGCGGCGGTTGATCTCGATCGCTCCGGCGTCCAATACGGTCTTTAGTAATTCAACCGACTTCTCGGCGATCCAGTCCGCGCCCGATTTGGGCGCCTCGTAATAAGGAGAGGTCTGATAGATATTCGCTCCGTCCTGCAACAACTCCAGCAGCAAGGCCTTTTGGCTCTCCGGCGGGTTGTCGGACAAGCCTTTCACGAAGCTCGTAAAAAGATGTTGCCCATCCTTTGTAGTCAGGTCGAAATCCGGCGAAGAGAACTGCTTCAGAAGCTGATACGCCTCCTTGCCCTGTTGTCTTGTCACTGCTTCGTAAAAGGCAGTGATGCCTTTATGGTTCTGCTCGTTGGGGTTTGCGTCCTGTTGCAGCAGCAGTTCTATGAACCCGCCGGGCAGGTTTTCCTTGACCGCTGCCAGTAAGGTCGTATTGCCCTCGATGTCCTTTGCATCCACTTCGACGCCTTCT encodes:
- a CDS encoding ankyrin repeat domain-containing protein — encoded protein: MPPASIENGIRYIEIMSAHSTLTQALLDGKMDDARALIAAGETVEAQYFQNNRTQIFRNIVRYKAADIADALIRGGQIQTDIYELDTFEYGLYQALARDTTDEGSSLEFLKALLDKTDNRNDEVKGQTLLGFFLHESAAPAAIQCLIEAGCDARYKDNAERNFIHYVIGTRMQRNELKLAYLQLLIQEGVEVDAKDIEGNTTLLAAVKENLPGGFIELLLQQDANPNEQNHKGITAFYEAVTRQQGKEAYQLLKQFSSPDFDLTTKDGQHLFTSFVKGLSDNPPESQKALLLELLQDGANIYQTSPYYEAPKSGADWIAEKSVELLKTVLDAGAIEINRRDDKGNTLLHKVCGFNVNYDTNAAKETYRKAKLLLEAGADPELTNDKDETPLTLAQQDNLKIKTVELLLKAK